From the Malaclemys terrapin pileata isolate rMalTer1 chromosome 13, rMalTer1.hap1, whole genome shotgun sequence genome, one window contains:
- the LOC128848389 gene encoding olfactory receptor 14A16-like, with product MSNQTTVTEFLLLGFSDIQELQIFHFVVFLVFYLISLLGNLLIITAIALDRHLHTPMYFFLMNLSILDLGSISVTIPKSMANSLMNTKSISYSGCVAQVFLLVFFASTDYAILTVMAYDRYVAICQPLHYETVMNRRACVQMAASAWISVILYSAVHTGNTFAISFCGGNMVDQFFCEIPQLLKLACSDSDLSEVGFLIFSLFLCLSCFVFIIVSYVQIFTTVVRIPSEQGRHKAFSTCLPHLSVVSLFVGTATFAYLEPIFSSPSVRNLLVALLYSVLPPMMNPIIYSMRNKELKGALSKMIGWRLFIKN from the coding sequence ATGTCCAACCAAACCACCGTGaccgagttccttctcctgggattctctgacaTTCAGGAACTGCAGATTTTTCACTTTGTGGTGTTTCTAGTTTTTTACCTGATATCCCTGCTGGGGAACCTTCTCATCATCACAGCCATAGCCCTCGACcgccaccttcacacccccatgtacttcttcctgatgaatctgtCCATCCTAGATCTCGGATCCATCTCTGTCACCatccccaaatccatggccaatTCCCTCATGAATACCAAATCGATTTCTTATTCTGGATGTGTTGCCCAAGTCTTTCTCCTCGTCTTCTTTGCTTCAACAGATTATGCCATACTGACCGTCATGGCGTATGATCGATACGtcgccatctgccaaccactgcactatgagacAGTGATGAACAGaagagcttgtgtccaaatggcagccagtgcctggatcaGTGTCATTCTCTACTCTGCAGTGCACACTGGAAACACGTTTGCAATATCCTTCTGTGGAGGCaacatggtggatcagttcttctgtgaaatcccccagctcctcaagctcgcctgctctgactcagacctcagtgaagttGGGTTTCTCATCTTTAGTTTATTCTTATGCTTAAGCTGCTTTGTTTTCATaattgtgtcatatgttcagatcttcacCACAGTGGTGAGAAttccctctgagcagggccggcataaagccttctccacctgcctccctcacctcaGTGTGGTCTCCTTGTTTGTTGGCACTGCCACTTTTGCATACCTGGAACCCATCTTCAGCTCTCCATCAGTTCGGAATCTTTTGGTGGCCCTTCTCTATTCTGTGTTGCCACCAATGATGAATCCAATTatctacagcatgaggaacaaggagCTCAAAGGTGCACTGAGTAAAATGATAGGTTGGAGGTTATTTATTAAGAATTAA
- the LOC128847351 gene encoding olfactory receptor 14A16-like — protein MSNRTTVTEFFLLGFSEVRELQILHSVVFLGIYLAALMGNLLVIILVVVDHHLHTPMYFFLMNLSILDLGSISITVPKSRVNSLLNTRSISYPGGVVQVFLFIFFTVVDFAFLTIMAYDCYIAICQPLHYETIMNRGACVQMAASAWITGIPISTMQTGNIFALPFSGGNKVDQFFCKIPQLPKITCSDSYLSEVITSFLLFLGLRCFAFIILSYVQIFKSVLRIPSEQGRHKAFSTCLPHLTVVSLLVCTASFAYLKPTSSSTSGLNVMVAIFYSVMPPVINPAIYSMRNKEIKGALRKLTEGKLFKKNNISRFLT, from the coding sequence atgtccaaccgaACCACTGTGACAGAGTTCTTTCTCCTGGGATTCTCCGAGGttcgggagctgcagattttacACTCTGTGGTGTTTCTAGGGATTTACCTGGCAGCCCTGATGGGAAATCTCCTTGTTATCATCCTTGTAGTGGTCGAccaccaccttcacacccccatgtacttcttcctgatgaatttGTCCATACTAGACCTCGGATCCATCTCCATCACTGTCCCCAAGTCCAGGGTCAACTCCCTATTGAACACCAGGTCGATTTCTTATCCTGGGGGCGTTGTCCAAGTCTTTCTCTTCATTTTCTTCACTGTGGTTGACTTTGCTTTTCTCACCATCATGGCGTACGACTGCTACAtcgccatctgccaaccactgcactatgagacTATAATGAACAGgggagcttgtgtccaaatggcagccagtgcctggatcaCTGGAATTCCCATTTCTACTATGCAGACTGGGAACATATTTGCATTACCTTTTTCTGGCGGCAACAAGGTGGATCAGTTTTTCTGTAAAATCCCCCAGCTGCCCAAGATCACCTGCTCTGACTCATACCTCAGTGAAGTTATTACTTCTTTTCTCTTATTCTTAGGCTTAAGATGCTTTGCTTTTATAATTCTGTCATATGTCCAGATCTTCAAATCAGTGCtcagaatcccctctgagcagggccggcataaagccttctccacttgCCTTCCTCACCTCACTGTGGTCTCCTTATTAGTTTGCACTGCCTCCTTTGCCTAcctgaaacccacctccagctcaacATCAGGTCTGAATGTCATGGTGGCTATTTTTTATTCCGTGATGCCTCCGGTGATTAATCCAGCCATCTATagcatgaggaacaaggagatcaaGGGTGCCCTGAGGAAACTGACTGAGGGGAAGTTATTCAAAAAGAATAACATTTCCAGATTTCTCACATGA